In Chanodichthys erythropterus isolate Z2021 chromosome 11, ASM2448905v1, whole genome shotgun sequence, a single window of DNA contains:
- the LOC137029862 gene encoding uncharacterized protein isoform X1 — translation MRENFTQRRLPSRIRQSVSQYSKSTRSKMAARKRSIVWSFFQAEDDRRVLCLLCMKTVLYFGHTTNMLRHLRTKHPSDFSSLDKRKPATDAVSKRNDTGCVEVTVLMDEQQVEVESVGEDGEMDGAIKGILRAAAGEGTAEAEVADEEGEGPVEEGDGKEIQEDEVPGNTRKWSSVWVHYRKLGQEPRALCLLCMEKIQHRSSTSNLIRHLQHKHPNEFAQLEDHPQKRANKRKSEDPSRLASSPTLASGTPTRSQIVSPKRDVRSPCSTSLDRYSGAKWSEGVRILERERELTEALRRVQQEEGRSIQLQKELLQQFREMDAERRVLQNQKCEQEQEHARLRKEKEDLQKEKNELQREKEEMQKEREEFQKEKEELEKQKQELDSWKNSHAQGQTAGFYNC, via the exons ATGCGCGAGAATTTCACGCAAAGAAGGTTACCATCTAGAATAAGGCAATCAGTCAGTCAGTATTCAAAGTCGACTCGTTCGAAAATGGCGGCACGAAAGCGAAGTATAGTCTGGTCATTTTTCCAAGCTGAGGATGACAGAAGAGTATTGTGTCTTCTCTGTATGAAGACGGTTTTGTATTTTGGTCACACAACAAACATGCTTCGCCATTTACGAACGAAACACCCGTCAGATTTTTCCTCGTTGGACAAAAGGAAGCCCGCGACAGATGCGGTATCCAAGCGCAACGACACTGGTTGCGTGGAAG TTACAGTGTTAATGGACGAGCAACAGGTAGAGGTGGAGTCTGTGGGAGAAGATGGAGAAATGGATGGTGCCATCAAAGGGATCCTTCGTGCTGCAGCTGGAGAGGGGACAGCTGAAGCAGAGGTGGCTGATGAGGAAGGCGAGGGGCCTGTTGAAGAAGGGGATGGGAAAGAAATACAAGAGGATGAAGTCCCAGGTAATACTCGCAAGTGGAGCTCCGTGTGGGTGCACTATCGGAAGCTTGGCCAGGAGCCACGAGCCCTGTGCTTGCTCTGCATGGAGAAGATCCAGCACCGGAGTAGCACAAGTAACCTTATCAGACATCTACAGCATAAGCATCCCAATGAGTTTGCACAACTTGAGGATCACCCACAAAAGCGGGCTAACAAGCGCAAATCTGAAGATCCGAGCCGGCTCGCTTCCTCTCCCACATTAGCAAGCGGGACCCCGACCAGATCGCAAATTGTGTCACCGAAGCGTGACGTCCGTTCACCCTGCAGTACCAGCCTAGACAGATACTCAG GTGCTAAGTGGTCTGAGGGTGTGCGTATATTGGAAAGGGAGCGGGAGCTGACAGAGGCGTTGAGGCGTGTCCAGCAGGAAGAGGGGCGGAGCATACAGCTGCAGAAAGAGTTACTGCAGCAGTTCCGTGAAATGGATGCTGAACGCCGAGTGCTTCAAAACCAGAAATGTGAACAAGAGCAGGAGCACGCAAGGTTGCGGAAGGAAAAAGAAGACCTCCAGAAGGAGAAGAATGAACTCCAGAGGGAAAAAGAGGAGATGcagaaggagagagaggagtttcagaaagagaaagaagagcTGGAGAAGCAGAAACAAGAACTGGACTCCTGGAAAAATTCTCATGCACAAGGACAGACTGCTGGATTTTACAATTGTTGA
- the LOC137029862 gene encoding uncharacterized protein isoform X2, producing the protein MAARKRSIVWSFFQAEDDRRVLCLLCMKTVLYFGHTTNMLRHLRTKHPSDFSSLDKRKPATDAVSKRNDTGCVEVLMDEQQVEVESVGEDGEMDGAIKGILRAAAGEGTAEAEVADEEGEGPVEEGDGKEIQEDEVPGNTRKWSSVWVHYRKLGQEPRALCLLCMEKIQHRSSTSNLIRHLQHKHPNEFAQLEDHPQKRANKRKSEDPSRLASSPTLASGTPTRSQIVSPKRDVRSPCSTSLDRYSGAKWSEGVRILERERELTEALRRVQQEEGRSIQLQKELLQQFREMDAERRVLQNQKCEQEQEHARLRKEKEDLQKEKNELQREKEEMQKEREEFQKEKEELEKQKQELDSWKNSHAQGQTAGFYNC; encoded by the exons ATGGCGGCACGAAAGCGAAGTATAGTCTGGTCATTTTTCCAAGCTGAGGATGACAGAAGAGTATTGTGTCTTCTCTGTATGAAGACGGTTTTGTATTTTGGTCACACAACAAACATGCTTCGCCATTTACGAACGAAACACCCGTCAGATTTTTCCTCGTTGGACAAAAGGAAGCCCGCGACAGATGCGGTATCCAAGCGCAACGACACTGGTTGCGTGGAAG TGTTAATGGACGAGCAACAGGTAGAGGTGGAGTCTGTGGGAGAAGATGGAGAAATGGATGGTGCCATCAAAGGGATCCTTCGTGCTGCAGCTGGAGAGGGGACAGCTGAAGCAGAGGTGGCTGATGAGGAAGGCGAGGGGCCTGTTGAAGAAGGGGATGGGAAAGAAATACAAGAGGATGAAGTCCCAGGTAATACTCGCAAGTGGAGCTCCGTGTGGGTGCACTATCGGAAGCTTGGCCAGGAGCCACGAGCCCTGTGCTTGCTCTGCATGGAGAAGATCCAGCACCGGAGTAGCACAAGTAACCTTATCAGACATCTACAGCATAAGCATCCCAATGAGTTTGCACAACTTGAGGATCACCCACAAAAGCGGGCTAACAAGCGCAAATCTGAAGATCCGAGCCGGCTCGCTTCCTCTCCCACATTAGCAAGCGGGACCCCGACCAGATCGCAAATTGTGTCACCGAAGCGTGACGTCCGTTCACCCTGCAGTACCAGCCTAGACAGATACTCAG GTGCTAAGTGGTCTGAGGGTGTGCGTATATTGGAAAGGGAGCGGGAGCTGACAGAGGCGTTGAGGCGTGTCCAGCAGGAAGAGGGGCGGAGCATACAGCTGCAGAAAGAGTTACTGCAGCAGTTCCGTGAAATGGATGCTGAACGCCGAGTGCTTCAAAACCAGAAATGTGAACAAGAGCAGGAGCACGCAAGGTTGCGGAAGGAAAAAGAAGACCTCCAGAAGGAGAAGAATGAACTCCAGAGGGAAAAAGAGGAGATGcagaaggagagagaggagtttcagaaagagaaagaagagcTGGAGAAGCAGAAACAAGAACTGGACTCCTGGAAAAATTCTCATGCACAAGGACAGACTGCTGGATTTTACAATTGTTGA